One part of the Streptomyces lydicus genome encodes these proteins:
- the amaB gene encoding L-piperidine-6-carboxylate dehydrogenase, translated as MPAATPAPQLPGTADLRARAAAALGRCGVDLDAYPAPADGAVPARTPLTGGVLARLAATTPAQADAAIAEAHRTFQDWRTVPAPRRGALVKRLGELLAAHREDLADLVTIEAGKIRSEALGEVQEMIDICDFAVGLSRQLYGRTIAGERPGHRLSESWHPLGVVGVVSAFNFPVAVWSWNTAVALVCGDTVVWKPSELTPLTALACDGLLARAAAEVAAPAGVHRLLLGARECGRQLVDDPRVALVSATGSVAMGRQVAPRVAARFGRCLLELGGNNAAVVTPSADLDLTVRGIVFSAAGTAGQRCTTLRRLIVHEDIADRLLERVVHAYGQLPLGDPFDPATLVGPLVSPAAHTAMSEALAAAQRAGGKLLTGGERCLADAAPDAAYVRPAVVRMPEQTDIVRTETFAPILYALTYRTLDEAVALNNDVPQGLSSSIFTGDLREAERFLAADGSDCGITNVNIGTSGAEIGGAFGGEKETGGGRESGSDAWRAYMRRATNTVNYSADLPLAQGVNFL; from the coding sequence ATGCCCGCCGCCACCCCCGCCCCCCAGCTCCCCGGCACCGCCGACCTGCGCGCCCGCGCGGCCGCCGCCCTCGGCCGCTGCGGCGTCGACCTCGACGCGTACCCGGCACCGGCCGACGGGGCCGTGCCCGCCCGTACGCCCCTCACCGGTGGCGTCCTGGCCCGCCTGGCCGCCACCACCCCCGCACAGGCCGACGCGGCGATCGCCGAGGCGCACCGCACGTTCCAGGACTGGCGCACCGTGCCCGCCCCGCGCCGCGGCGCACTGGTCAAACGGCTGGGGGAACTCCTCGCCGCCCACCGGGAGGACCTCGCCGACCTCGTGACCATCGAGGCCGGCAAGATCCGCTCCGAGGCGCTCGGCGAGGTCCAGGAGATGATCGACATCTGCGACTTCGCGGTGGGCCTGTCCCGCCAGCTCTACGGGCGCACCATCGCCGGCGAACGCCCCGGCCACCGGCTCTCCGAGAGCTGGCACCCGCTGGGCGTGGTCGGGGTGGTCTCCGCCTTCAACTTCCCGGTCGCCGTGTGGTCCTGGAACACCGCCGTCGCCCTGGTCTGCGGCGACACCGTCGTGTGGAAGCCGTCGGAGCTGACCCCGCTCACCGCCCTGGCCTGCGACGGACTGCTCGCCCGGGCCGCCGCCGAGGTGGCCGCGCCGGCCGGGGTGCACCGGCTGCTGCTCGGCGCGCGGGAGTGCGGCCGGCAACTGGTCGACGACCCCCGGGTGGCGCTGGTCAGCGCGACCGGCTCGGTCGCCATGGGCCGGCAGGTCGCGCCCCGGGTGGCGGCCCGCTTCGGCCGCTGCCTGCTCGAACTCGGCGGCAACAACGCCGCCGTGGTCACCCCCTCCGCCGACCTCGACCTCACCGTCCGCGGCATCGTCTTCTCCGCCGCCGGCACCGCCGGCCAGCGCTGCACCACGCTGCGCCGGCTGATCGTCCACGAGGACATCGCCGACCGCCTCCTGGAACGCGTCGTGCACGCCTACGGGCAGCTGCCGCTGGGCGACCCGTTCGACCCGGCCACGCTCGTCGGCCCGCTCGTCAGCCCGGCCGCCCACACGGCGATGTCCGAGGCGCTGGCCGCCGCGCAGCGTGCCGGCGGCAAGCTGCTGACCGGCGGCGAGCGGTGCCTGGCGGACGCCGCGCCGGACGCCGCCTACGTCCGGCCGGCGGTCGTCCGGATGCCCGAACAGACCGACATCGTCCGCACCGAGACCTTCGCGCCCATCCTGTACGCCCTGACCTACCGCACCCTCGACGAGGCCGTCGCCCTGAACAACGACGTCCCGCAGGGCCTGTCCTCCAGCATCTTCACCGGTGACCTGCGCGAGGCCGAACGCTTCCTCGCCGCCGACGGCTCCGACTGCGGTATCACCAACGTCAACATCGGCACGTCGGGCGCGGAGATCGGCGGTGCCTTCGGCGGCGAGAAGGAGACCGGCGGTGGCCGGGAGTCCGGTTCCGACGCCTGGCGCGCCTACATGCGCCGCGCCACCAACACCGTCAACTACTCCGCCGACCTCCCGCTCGCCCAGGGTGTCAACTTCCTGTGA